One stretch of bacterium DNA includes these proteins:
- a CDS encoding nitronate monooxygenase, whose product MERWTGNRIRELLGTEFPIIQAGMIYNSGAELAAAAAAAGCLGLIGSGSMRPDFLRAQIRRARELTDKPVGVNIPLIHKYARENLEASLEEGVRIFVTSAGTPRRVAGPLKEAGATFIHVVATAELARKCEQAGCDAVVCEGFEAGGHNGREELTTMVLVPQCARAVSIPVVAAGGIATGEQMAAALALGADGVQIGSRFAVTVESSGHEAFKRAVVEGGDTMLVLKKHVPVRLLRNAFREQIVALEAVGASREELAAMLGEGRARRGMLEGDLEEGELEIGQVAALIDDVPSVREVVDRLLAGYDAAVKRLC is encoded by the coding sequence ATGGAACGCTGGACCGGAAATCGTATCCGCGAGCTGCTGGGCACCGAGTTTCCCATCATCCAGGCGGGTATGATCTACAACAGCGGCGCCGAACTGGCCGCCGCCGCCGCCGCCGCCGGTTGTCTCGGCTTGATCGGGTCGGGCAGCATGCGGCCCGACTTCCTGCGCGCGCAGATCCGCCGCGCGCGCGAACTCACCGACAAGCCCGTCGGCGTGAACATCCCCCTGATCCACAAGTACGCGCGCGAGAACCTGGAGGCGTCCCTGGAGGAGGGCGTGCGCATCTTCGTCACCTCGGCGGGCACGCCGCGCCGGGTGGCCGGTCCCCTGAAGGAGGCCGGCGCGACCTTCATACATGTGGTGGCGACGGCCGAGCTCGCCCGCAAGTGCGAGCAGGCCGGCTGCGACGCGGTGGTCTGCGAGGGCTTCGAGGCCGGAGGGCACAACGGCCGCGAGGAGCTGACGACCATGGTGCTCGTGCCGCAATGCGCGCGGGCGGTGTCGATCCCCGTGGTGGCGGCCGGCGGCATCGCAACCGGCGAGCAGATGGCCGCCGCCCTGGCGCTGGGCGCGGACGGCGTGCAGATCGGCTCGCGCTTCGCCGTCACGGTCGAATCCTCGGGACACGAGGCCTTCAAGCGCGCGGTGGTCGAGGGCGGCGACACCATGCTGGTGCTCAAGAAACACGTGCCGGTCAGGCTGCTGCGCAACGCCTTCCGCGAGCAGATCGTGGCTCTGGAGGCAGTAGGCGCCTCGCGCGAGGAGCTGGCCGCCATGCTGGGCGAGGGGCGCGCCCGCCGCGGCATGCTGGAAGGCGATCTCGAAGAGGGCGAGCTGGAGATCGGCCAGGTGGCGGCGCTGATCGATGACGTGCCCTCGGTCCGGGAGGTCGTCGATCGCCTCCTCGCCGGCTACGACGCCGCCGTGAAGCGCCTGTGCTGA